Proteins from one Microbacterium proteolyticum genomic window:
- a CDS encoding YegP family protein — protein MAGKYELYTDKAGKYRFRLKASNGQVIASSEAYESKASAQNGIASVKANAGSETVDLT, from the coding sequence ATGGCAGGCAAGTACGAGCTGTACACCGACAAGGCGGGCAAGTACCGCTTCCGGCTGAAGGCCTCGAACGGGCAGGTCATCGCATCGAGCGAGGCCTACGAGTCGAAGGCATCCGCGCAGAACGGCATCGCCTCGGTGAAGGCGAACGCGGGGTCGGAGACGGTCGATCTGACCTGA
- a CDS encoding FUSC family protein produces MAESRGRVWTGVIRIGPHRGDHRVAARAALSVGVPLLVLLLIGRLDLSVYASFGAFAALYGRLDPPRTRVRMQATAGGILVLSMLLGTLLSGLSAPPLASVVVVALLAAAVTLFAYRAQWHPPGALFTVFAAGACASFPATAATFGMVLLVGVSSVVWSLLVTTAFVLARRGSWRRPKRISPPIGAVAWEMTATVGVAALLAGIAGVLLIGTHWYWAMVGAVAAVGGAHVTARLIRGTQRLVGTLVGVLIAAGLLALQLPPWAILVVAVAMQVGAELFVGRNYGIAMVFITPLALLMISLASPATPDMLLRDRVLETVIGVAVGTIVAIVSAALRRRSTA; encoded by the coding sequence GTGGCGGAATCCCGGGGACGCGTGTGGACCGGGGTCATCCGCATCGGCCCGCACCGCGGGGATCACCGCGTCGCAGCCCGTGCCGCCCTGAGCGTCGGCGTCCCCCTGCTCGTGCTGCTGCTGATCGGCCGACTGGACCTCAGCGTCTACGCCTCGTTCGGGGCTTTCGCGGCGCTGTACGGGCGCCTCGACCCGCCGCGGACGCGCGTGCGGATGCAGGCCACCGCGGGCGGCATCCTCGTGCTCTCGATGCTGCTCGGGACGCTGCTGTCGGGGCTGTCGGCTCCTCCGCTCGCGAGCGTGGTCGTCGTCGCCCTGCTCGCCGCGGCCGTGACGCTCTTCGCGTACCGGGCGCAGTGGCATCCGCCCGGCGCGCTCTTCACGGTGTTCGCCGCGGGAGCGTGCGCGAGCTTCCCGGCGACGGCGGCGACGTTCGGCATGGTGCTGCTGGTCGGGGTGAGCAGCGTGGTGTGGAGCCTGCTCGTGACGACGGCGTTCGTGCTCGCGCGACGCGGGTCGTGGCGACGCCCGAAGCGGATATCCCCGCCGATCGGCGCTGTCGCGTGGGAGATGACCGCGACGGTCGGGGTGGCTGCGCTCCTTGCCGGGATCGCGGGCGTCCTGCTCATCGGGACGCACTGGTACTGGGCGATGGTCGGCGCCGTGGCCGCGGTCGGGGGCGCCCACGTGACCGCGCGGCTCATCCGCGGAACCCAGCGGCTCGTCGGCACCCTCGTCGGCGTCCTGATTGCCGCGGGCTTGCTGGCGCTGCAGCTGCCCCCGTGGGCGATTCTCGTCGTGGCCGTGGCGATGCAGGTGGGCGCCGAGCTGTTCGTCGGCCGCAACTACGGCATCGCGATGGTGTTCATCACACCGCTCGCGCTCCTCATGATCTCGCTCGCCTCCCCCGCCACGCCCGACATGCTGCTGCGTGACCGCGTGCTCGAGACCGTGATCGGCGTGGCGGTCGGCACGATCGTCGCGATCGTTTCGGCCGCGCTGCGGCGTCGCTCGACCGCCTGA
- a CDS encoding nucleoside hydrolase yields MSRRPILVDCDTGIDDALALAYLLAEPAVEIVGVTTVSGNTDAARGAANTLTLFDLAGVHDIPVAVGAHHFRGRDYAGGAPHVHGEDGVGGIAWAAADRSPDTRAAVELIDHLAARHPDLTVLALGPLTNLAAYAETPGVAAFDRLVVMGGAFAHSGNVTAWAEANIHNDPESAAVVFAQDWDTTLVPLDVTMTQTLDATDLVRLEAIPGAVPQALAAMLPAYLDFYEGRVFPDRRCALHDPLAAMVAAGVLRGVSVAAGQVEVRLAGGERGRTVSSRASSTQRWVRGMEGSAVEVLLGRLEAREWVG; encoded by the coding sequence GTGAGCCGCCGCCCGATCCTCGTCGATTGCGACACCGGCATCGACGACGCCCTCGCCCTCGCGTACCTGCTGGCCGAGCCCGCGGTCGAGATCGTCGGCGTCACGACCGTCTCCGGGAACACGGATGCCGCCCGCGGCGCCGCCAACACCCTGACGCTATTCGATCTCGCCGGGGTCCACGACATCCCCGTCGCCGTCGGTGCGCACCACTTCCGCGGGCGCGACTACGCCGGCGGGGCGCCGCACGTGCACGGCGAAGACGGCGTCGGCGGGATCGCGTGGGCCGCCGCCGACCGCTCCCCCGACACCCGCGCCGCCGTCGAGCTGATCGACCACCTGGCCGCACGGCATCCGGACCTCACCGTCCTGGCCCTCGGTCCGCTGACGAACCTCGCCGCCTACGCCGAGACGCCCGGCGTCGCCGCGTTCGACCGGCTCGTCGTCATGGGCGGAGCGTTCGCCCACTCCGGCAACGTGACGGCGTGGGCCGAGGCGAACATCCACAACGACCCCGAATCGGCCGCGGTCGTCTTCGCGCAGGACTGGGACACCACCCTCGTCCCCCTCGACGTCACGATGACCCAAACCCTGGATGCCACCGACCTCGTGCGCCTCGAAGCGATCCCGGGCGCCGTGCCCCAGGCGCTGGCCGCGATGCTGCCGGCCTACCTCGACTTCTACGAGGGCCGCGTCTTCCCCGACCGCCGCTGCGCGCTGCACGACCCGCTCGCCGCGATGGTCGCGGCGGGCGTGCTGCGCGGGGTGAGCGTCGCCGCGGGGCAGGTGGAGGTGCGGCTCGCAGGCGGCGAGCGCGGACGCACCGTGTCGTCACGCGCGTCGTCGACGCAGCGGTGGGTGCGCGGCATGGAGGGATCGGCCGTCGAGGTGCTGCTGGGGCGGCTCGAGGCGCGGGAGTGGGTGGGCTGA
- a CDS encoding DUF3817 domain-containing protein, giving the protein MFRTPLTLFRTLAIAEAISWTLLIAGLILRATADLSIAVTIGGGIHGFVFLAYGATAVLVALNQRWGVGPAAVAIVSAVIPYATVPTELWLHRTGRLRGAWRLDAGDDPRDQRPLDRLLRFFLRRPWVLGILIAVVVALIFAVLLVVGPPGGKS; this is encoded by the coding sequence GTGTTCCGCACGCCCCTGACCCTGTTTCGCACACTCGCGATCGCCGAGGCCATCTCGTGGACCCTGCTGATCGCTGGTCTCATCCTCCGCGCCACCGCCGACCTGTCGATCGCGGTGACGATCGGAGGTGGCATCCACGGGTTCGTCTTCCTCGCGTACGGGGCGACCGCGGTGCTCGTCGCGCTGAATCAGCGTTGGGGCGTCGGGCCGGCGGCTGTCGCGATCGTCAGCGCCGTGATCCCGTACGCCACCGTGCCGACCGAGCTGTGGCTGCACCGCACCGGACGGCTGCGCGGAGCGTGGCGGCTCGACGCGGGCGACGACCCGCGCGACCAGCGGCCTCTCGACCGGCTGCTGCGGTTCTTCCTGCGGCGGCCCTGGGTGCTCGGCATCCTGATCGCGGTCGTCGTCGCGCTCATCTTCGCCGTGCTGCTGGTCGTCGGCCCGCCGGGTGGCA
- a CDS encoding PfkB family carbohydrate kinase, producing MPGPTPVALTVVGAINVDLTARVQRAPGPGETVADGVLQRGPGGKGANQAVAAARLGAAVRLVGAVGDDLDGRGVREQLASVGVDASTVQTSDAATGTALIVVDATGENSIVVCAGANAAIDADALGIEPGSAVLAQLEVSDAVISAAAEAAGFFALNAAPARPLPEGVLERADLVIVNETEYAQLPAVHDAPLLCVTLGAEGARLYRHGELVASAPGVSTTVRNTVGAGDAFCAALVVGLLRGDAQDLALARACAVGAAAVADDASQPALGLLDTYGVPA from the coding sequence ATGCCGGGACCCACCCCCGTCGCCCTGACCGTCGTCGGCGCGATCAACGTCGACCTCACCGCGCGCGTTCAGCGCGCACCCGGCCCCGGCGAGACCGTGGCCGACGGGGTCCTCCAGCGCGGACCTGGCGGCAAGGGCGCGAACCAGGCCGTCGCAGCCGCGCGCCTCGGAGCCGCGGTGCGCCTGGTGGGCGCCGTGGGCGACGACCTCGATGGACGCGGAGTGCGCGAGCAGCTGGCATCCGTCGGTGTCGACGCGTCGACCGTGCAGACGTCCGACGCCGCCACGGGCACCGCCCTGATCGTCGTGGATGCCACCGGCGAGAACTCGATCGTCGTGTGCGCCGGCGCGAACGCCGCGATCGACGCCGACGCCCTCGGGATCGAGCCCGGTTCCGCCGTGCTCGCGCAGTTGGAGGTGTCGGACGCCGTGATCTCCGCAGCCGCGGAAGCCGCCGGGTTCTTCGCCCTCAACGCCGCTCCCGCGCGTCCGCTCCCCGAGGGCGTGCTCGAGCGGGCCGACCTGGTGATCGTGAACGAGACGGAGTACGCCCAGCTCCCCGCGGTGCACGACGCTCCCCTCCTGTGCGTGACGCTCGGAGCCGAGGGCGCACGGCTGTACCGCCACGGCGAGCTCGTGGCATCCGCACCGGGGGTTTCGACCACCGTCCGCAACACCGTCGGCGCCGGCGACGCGTTCTGCGCGGCCTTGGTCGTCGGTCTGCTGCGCGGCGACGCTCAGGACCTCGCGCTCGCACGAGCGTGCGCCGTCGGAGCCGCCGCCGTCGCGGACGACGCGTCACAACCCGCGCTTGGTCTCCTCGATACCTACGGGGTGCCCGCGTGA